DNA from Pelobacter propionicus DSM 2379:
TCGACGATGATGGCGTCGATCCCGATCAGGGTGCTGCTGAGAACTTTGGCAAGCATGGCTAACCTCTTGAGGTGTATGGGGTCTATAAGTTCAATGAGTTAGCGGAGTCACCCCATCGAAGTCATAGAGCCCATCAAACTCTATGGTTTCAGCATGATGAACCCCATCTGTCGGCCGGTCTCCCCCTTGTCCCGGCGGTAGGAGAAGAACTGTTCGCGCTGGCAGCAGACGCACATCTCCGCGGTCTGGATGGCGGGGGAGGGGAGGCCGGCGGAGAGGAGCAGGTGCCGGTTGGCACCTGCCAGGTCCAGCCTCCATTTGTCAGTTCCGCTTCCGGTTGCGACGGAATCCCAGGGAATGCCGCTGTTGGTGAAGGCCTGCCTGACCGGCTCGTCAACCTCGTAGCAGCAGGGAGAGATGCAGGGGCCGATGGCCGCCTGCAGCGTTGCCGGGTCGCAGGCGAACAGCGAAGCCATGGCGGCAACCGTCTTGGCGACCAGCCGGGAGGCGGTGCCCTGCCAGCCGGCATGCACTGCCGCAGCCACCCGCTTTTCCGCGTCCAGCAGCAGGATCGGGACGCAGTCGGCCACGCAGACCCCGATCATCAGCCCCGGCTGATTGGTTACGATGGCGTCGCTTTCCACCGACAGGAAATGGGTGGCATCCTCGTTGGGCGCGTCGATCACCAGAATATCGTTGCCATGAACCTGGCGAACCGTGACCAGCGCATCCTGGGCAACGCCGAAGGCGCGCATCATCAGGCTGCGGTTCCCCTCCACGTTGTGCTGCTGGTCCAGGGTGGTGGTTCCCAGGTTGAGTGAGTTGTAGGGGGGGCGCGACACACCCTCGTGGCGGGTGGTGAAACCCTGTACGGAGCAGGGCTGGCCATTGAAATCGGTGGCCAGGTAGTGGATGCGGTCGGCGCGTTTGATCTGCATGGTTTGTGTCTCCTCTGGAAATGGCTAAAAATCTCTTTGCCTTCCCCGGTTCTTTAGGCTTTAATACCCGAGCGCCGCCGCTGCCGCCAGATATAGACGCTGATCAGGGCGATGCTGAATATGACCACCCAGAGCAGGGCCTGGTGGGAGTAGCGCATGATCAGCTGTTGGTTTTCTCCGATGACATAGCCGATGCCGGTCAGGATGGTGCACCAGATGCCGGCCCCCAGCAGGGTGTAGAGCGAGAAGCGCAGGTGGTTCATGCCGGACAGCCCGGCCGGGATGGAGATCAGGTGACGCACCACCGGCAGCAGCCTGCCGATGAAGGTGGATATCTCGCCGTGGCGCAGGAAGAAGTGCTCCACCCGCTCGAACTTTTCAGGGGGGATCAGCACGTACCTGCCGTACCTGATGATCAGCGGCCTGCCCAGGTAGTGGGAGGCGAAGTAGTTGGCATAGGCTCCGACCAGGCTTCCCAGTGTGCCGCAGAGGATGGCTGCGGCCATGTTCATCTCCCCCTGGAAGGCAAGGTAGCCGGCCGGCGGCATGACCAGTTCGCTGGGCACCGGGATGATGGAGCTCTCCATGGCCATGAGCAGGAAGATTCCGGGATAGCCCATGGAGCCTATGGTATCCAGCAACCATTGAACGAGTGCGTGCATTGAAAGACTCCCTGTGGCGGTTGAATCAGTAAACAGCCCTTATACCCCATCTTGGGGATTGGGGCAACAGTGTATACCCGGGTGAAACGATGAGGCAAACCCCATGAACATCCTTGAGCGACTGAAAGGGGAGGTACTGACCGGTGACGGCGCCCTGGGCACCATGCTCTACGCCCGGGGGGTCGGCCTGGACAGCAGCTTTGAGCAGCTCAACCTGACGCGCCCCGCCCTGGTGCGGGAGCTGGCCGACGACTACGTGGCCGCCGGCGCCCAGGTGATCGAGACCAACACCTTTGGCGCCAATTATACCAGACTGGCCGCCCTGGGTCTGGAGCAGCGGGTGTGGGAGATCAACCTTGCCGGGGCCCGCATCGCCCGTCAGGCCGCCGATCAGGGAAGGGATGTGCTGGTGGCCGGATCCGTCGGCCCGCTGCCGCGCATCAGGGGGGACGAGGCCGAGTCTGATCAGGAGCGCATGGCGGAGCTGTTCCGGGTCCAGTGCCAGGCCCTGGCCGAGGGGGGCGTGGACCTGCTGCTGCTGGAAACCTTTTCCTCCCTCACCCAACTGGCGGCGGCGGTCCAAGCGGCCCGCTGCACCGGTCTGACCGTGGCGGCTTCCATGGCCTTTCTGGAGGGGGGGCGCAGCGCCGACGGCGCTACGGTTGAGGAGTTCTGCGCCGCCATGGAGCGCGCCGGGGCCGACCTGGTGGGCGCCAACTGCGGCGCAGGTCCCCTGGAGCTGGTCAAGGTGGTGCGGCGGCTGGCGGCGGTCACCCATAAGCCGATCACCGCCTATGCCAACAGCGGTTTCCCCGAATACCACGACGGTCGCTTCATCTACCGCGCCACCCCCGAGTACCTGGCCACCATGGCCGGGGAGCTGGTGGCGGCCGGCGCAAGCCTGGTGGGGGGCTGCTGTGGCACCACGCCGGAGCACATAGCCGCCATCTCCCGCGCCCTGTCGGGGCGGTGCCCTGCCAGTCGGGCCGGTGCGGCCGCAGTCAGGGTCGGTGAGCCGGAGCAGCGCCCCTCCTCTTCCGGCGGATCGTTCCTGGATGCCTGGGGAAGGCGCAAGCTGATCACCGTGGAGCTGGATCCACCCAAGGGGCTGGACTGCAGCCGCATCATCGAGGGGTGCCGGCGTCTCAAGCGGGCAGGAGTGGATGCCATCAACCTGGCGGAAAACCCCCTGGCGCGTCCCCGCATGGGCAACATCGCCCTGGGGAGCCTGATCCAGCAGCAGGTGGGGATCCCGGTGATCATCCACGTCACCGGCCGCGACCGCAACCTGATCGGCATGCAGTCCGACCTGATGGGAGCCAGCCTGCTGGGGATCCGCTCCGTGCTGGCGGTGACCGGCGACCCGGCCACCATGGGGGACCACGCCGGAGCCACCTCGGTCTTTGACCTGCACTCCCTGACCCTGATCAAGCTGCTGGCCGACCTGAACCGGGGTGTCAATGCCATGGGCAATCCCATCGGAGGCGGCGCCGGTTTCACCATCGGCGCCGCCTTCAACCCCAATGCGCGGGACATGGCCGGCCAGGCCAGCCGGTTGCGCAAGAAGGTGGCCAACGGCGCCATGTTTGCCCAGACCCAACCGATCTACGATGCGGGCCTCTTCTTCCAGGCACTTGAATTGACCGCCGACTGCGCCATTCCCCTGATACCGGGAATCATGCCGCTGGTCAGCCAGCGCAACGCCGACTACCTGCACAATGAGGTGCCGGGTATCTCCATCCCTGAAACGGTGCTGGCGCGCATGTGTGGACTGGAGAAGGAGGCCGGCGTGGCCGAGGGGCTGGCCATCGCCAGGGAGTTCATTGATGCCAGCTTCCATTCCAGCGGCGGCTACTACCTGATGCCCCCCTTCGGCAAGGTGGAGCTGGCCCTGGATCTGATCGAGTACATTCACACCAAGGAGAGGGAACCGTCATGCGGAGAATCGTGAAAATAGTTGCCATGCTGTTCTGCGGCCTGCTTATGGCCGCCTGCGTCCCGGACAAGGGGTTCCGCGAGGAATTCGAGTCCAGTGTCAAGGGGTACAACCGCATGTTGCGTTGGCAGGAGGTCGTCGGCGCCGGTCAGATGTACATGGAGCCGGAGGGGCGGGATACGTATATGACAACTGCCGAGAGCATGAGGAGGCGGGGGGTTACCATCACCGATTTTCGCATTCTGACCATGGAGATGTTATCGGACAGGAAACGCGGCGATGTGATGGTGGAGTTCGACTACTACGCACTCCCCTCCTACCGCATCAAGACCCTGACCTACAAGCAGGACTGGGTCTACCGGGACGTGGACGACAAGAAGAGCTGGCGGGTGAAGAGCGCGCTACCCCCCTTCGACTGAGCAACAATGCAGCCCCTGATGGAACAGATCCGCGCTTTCCGTCTCCACCTGGAAACGGAGCGCAACCTGTCGCCCCACACCCTGGCCGCCTATGATCGCGACCTGCGCCAGTTCGCGGCTTTTGTTGCTGCCGAAATGGGAGACTCTGCCACGGCCGAGGACGTGGACCATCTGCTGCTGCGGCGCTACCTGGCCCAACTGGGCACGCAGATCAGGAAGAGCTCCCAGGGGCGCAAGCTGGCCGCTATCCGCAGCTTCTACCGCCACCTGCTCAGGCTGGGGAGTGTCTCCCGGAATCCGGCCGAACTGATCGCCACCCCCAAGCGTGAGCAGCGACTCCCCTTTCACCTGGACATCGATCAGGCCACCGCCCTGATGGAGACTCCCACGGAAGAAGAAAATTACGGGCTGCGTGACAGGGCCATTCTGGAGACGCTCTACTCCAGCGGGCTGCGCGTATCGGAGCTGACCGGTCTTGCAATCCGCGACATCAATCTTGCGGGCGGAATGCTGCGGGTGATGGGCAAGGGGGGCAAGGAGCGTATCGTGCCGCTGGGGAGCAGGGCGGTCCGGGCCATCCAGGAGTACCTGGACAGCCGGGGAGGGGGTACGGCAACCGCCCCCCTGTTTCTCAACAGCCGGGGTGATCGGATCAACCGCCGCAGCGTCGCCCGCATCGTGGATGCCCATGTGCACGAGATAGCGGCCTTCAAACACATCTCCCCCCACACCCTGCGCCACACCTTCGCCACCCACATGCTGGAGGGGGGCGCGGACCTGCGTGCCATCCAGGAATTGTTGGGCCACGCCTCCCTCTCCACCACCCAGAAGTACACCCACGTCAGTCTCGACCGCCTGATGGAGGTCTACGACAAGGCCCACCCCAAGGCCCGGACTCCGGAGCCGGAGGAGTAGAATAACGTTCATTCACATCTCTGCCGGACATGAAAAGGGGAATCGCTCACGTAGCTGGTTCCCCTCTTTTTTTCTCAGATCTGTGCCGCTGTCTGCGGGGCGAAATCCCGCCCCTGAACGAAAGAAGCCCCGCCGGTTTCCCGGCAGGGCTTCTTCGTGCTGGTCGCGAAAAATAACGACTATTCGCAGAGGTCGATCTTCATGTCCCAGTTCTTGATCTTCATGGTGCCGTTCTGGGCCAGGTTAAGCTGCATCTTGAAGGCGCGGTCCCACAGCTGAGGCTGGTGACCCACCTTGCGCTTGAAGCAGTCGGCGGTGGCGATCTCCAGGTACTCGGTCAGGATTGGCTTGTAATCAGGGTGGGCGCACTTCTCAATGATCAGCTTGGCGCGATCCTTGGGAGCCAGGCCACGGCAGTCGGCCAGACCCTGCTCGGTGACCACGCAGTCCAGGTCGTGCTCGGTGTGGTCGATGTGCGGGCAGTGCGGAACCACGCAGGTGATGCCGGTCGGGTCGGTCTTGGAGGGACGTGACGACGGGGTGTGCATGATCTTCAGGAAGCCGTTGCGCAGGAAGTCGCCGGAACCGCCGATGCCGTTGATCATGCGGGTACCGCCCACCAGGGTGGAGTTGGCGTGGCAGTAGATGTCGATCTCGATCGGGGTGTTCATGGCAATGACGCCCAGACGACGGATCGGCTCCGGATGGTTGGCGATGGAGAGCGGACGCAGCGTGATCTTGTCGAAATACTTGTCCATGTTGGCCAGGAAGCGCGGGAAGCCTTCCTTCTCCGACAGGGACAGGGAGCAGGAGGAGGCGCAGTCGAGACGGCCGGAGTCGAACAGGTCGAGCATGGAGTCCTGGAGCACTTCGGTGTACACGCTCAGGTTGTAGAAGGGGCCCTTGGCCAGGCCGCCCACGACGGCGTTGGCGATGGAACCGACACCCGACTGGATCGGCAGCAGGTTCTTGGGCAGGCGACCCATTTTGACTTCGTTGCTGAAGAAATCCATCAGGTGAGCGGCGATGGCATCGGAGGACTCGTCCGAGTCGGCGAAGGCGCGACCCTTGTCAGGGTGTTTGGATTCGACGATGGCGACAACTTTGCTCAGGTCGCAGGGAACATAGGTGGTGCCGATGCGGGAGTTGGCCTTGGTGATGTTGAGTACTTCCCGGTTGGGGGGATTCTTGTTGACCACGATGTCGTGGATCCCTTCCAGGGAGGGCATGGCGGTGTTGACTTCCAGGATGATCTTGTCGGCCATCATCAGGATTTCGGGAACGGCGCCGCAGGATGTGCCCAGGATCAGGCCACCCTCTTCGGTGATGGCGCTGACTTCGATCAGGGCCAGGTCAAGCCTGCCGGTGGGGGAGTCCTTGGTGTAGAAGCCGTAGCCCAGGTCCTGGGCGAACATGGAGAGATGCTTGTCGCCCATGCGGATGCGGCCTTCGTTGATGCCG
Protein-coding regions in this window:
- a CDS encoding bifunctional homocysteine S-methyltransferase/methylenetetrahydrofolate reductase — its product is MNILERLKGEVLTGDGALGTMLYARGVGLDSSFEQLNLTRPALVRELADDYVAAGAQVIETNTFGANYTRLAALGLEQRVWEINLAGARIARQAADQGRDVLVAGSVGPLPRIRGDEAESDQERMAELFRVQCQALAEGGVDLLLLETFSSLTQLAAAVQAARCTGLTVAASMAFLEGGRSADGATVEEFCAAMERAGADLVGANCGAGPLELVKVVRRLAAVTHKPITAYANSGFPEYHDGRFIYRATPEYLATMAGELVAAGASLVGGCCGTTPEHIAAISRALSGRCPASRAGAAAVRVGEPEQRPSSSGGSFLDAWGRRKLITVELDPPKGLDCSRIIEGCRRLKRAGVDAINLAENPLARPRMGNIALGSLIQQQVGIPVIIHVTGRDRNLIGMQSDLMGASLLGIRSVLAVTGDPATMGDHAGATSVFDLHSLTLIKLLADLNRGVNAMGNPIGGGAGFTIGAAFNPNARDMAGQASRLRKKVANGAMFAQTQPIYDAGLFFQALELTADCAIPLIPGIMPLVSQRNADYLHNEVPGISIPETVLARMCGLEKEAGVAEGLAIAREFIDASFHSSGGYYLMPPFGKVELALDLIEYIHTKEREPSCGES
- a CDS encoding acetyl-CoA hydrolase/transferase C-terminal domain-containing protein, which translates into the protein MSEYGTLQDRVRCKSLLSKLVPVEETFQYLKDGMNLGWSGFTPAGYPKAIPIAFADHVEKNNLQGKMRFNLFIGASVGAETEDRWASLNMIDRRWPYQTGKNIAAGINEGRIRMGDKHLSMFAQDLGYGFYTKDSPTGRLDLALIEVSAITEEGGLILGTSCGAVPEILMMADKIILEVNTAMPSLEGIHDIVVNKNPPNREVLNITKANSRIGTTYVPCDLSKVVAIVESKHPDKGRAFADSDESSDAIAAHLMDFFSNEVKMGRLPKNLLPIQSGVGSIANAVVGGLAKGPFYNLSVYTEVLQDSMLDLFDSGRLDCASSCSLSLSEKEGFPRFLANMDKYFDKITLRPLSIANHPEPIRRLGVIAMNTPIEIDIYCHANSTLVGGTRMINGIGGSGDFLRNGFLKIMHTPSSRPSKTDPTGITCVVPHCPHIDHTEHDLDCVVTEQGLADCRGLAPKDRAKLIIEKCAHPDYKPILTEYLEIATADCFKRKVGHQPQLWDRAFKMQLNLAQNGTMKIKNWDMKIDLCE
- the xerC gene encoding tyrosine recombinase XerC encodes the protein MQPLMEQIRAFRLHLETERNLSPHTLAAYDRDLRQFAAFVAAEMGDSATAEDVDHLLLRRYLAQLGTQIRKSSQGRKLAAIRSFYRHLLRLGSVSRNPAELIATPKREQRLPFHLDIDQATALMETPTEEENYGLRDRAILETLYSSGLRVSELTGLAIRDINLAGGMLRVMGKGGKERIVPLGSRAVRAIQEYLDSRGGGTATAPLFLNSRGDRINRRSVARIVDAHVHEIAAFKHISPHTLRHTFATHMLEGGADLRAIQELLGHASLSTTQKYTHVSLDRLMEVYDKAHPKARTPEPEE
- the pgeF gene encoding peptidoglycan editing factor PgeF, which gives rise to MQIKRADRIHYLATDFNGQPCSVQGFTTRHEGVSRPPYNSLNLGTTTLDQQHNVEGNRSLMMRAFGVAQDALVTVRQVHGNDILVIDAPNEDATHFLSVESDAIVTNQPGLMIGVCVADCVPILLLDAEKRVAAAVHAGWQGTASRLVAKTVAAMASLFACDPATLQAAIGPCISPCCYEVDEPVRQAFTNSGIPWDSVATGSGTDKWRLDLAGANRHLLLSAGLPSPAIQTAEMCVCCQREQFFSYRRDKGETGRQMGFIMLKP
- a CDS encoding DedA family protein yields the protein MHALVQWLLDTIGSMGYPGIFLLMAMESSIIPVPSELVMPPAGYLAFQGEMNMAAAILCGTLGSLVGAYANYFASHYLGRPLIIRYGRYVLIPPEKFERVEHFFLRHGEISTFIGRLLPVVRHLISIPAGLSGMNHLRFSLYTLLGAGIWCTILTGIGYVIGENQQLIMRYSHQALLWVVIFSIALISVYIWRQRRRSGIKA